The proteins below are encoded in one region of Scophthalmus maximus strain ysfricsl-2021 chromosome 4, ASM2237912v1, whole genome shotgun sequence:
- the slc39a1 gene encoding zinc transporter ZIP1 isoform X2 has product MLQNGISTAEAHHTVLSLISCFAGGVFLAACLLDIIPDYLSDIHAELDARKVETSFPLPEFIMAAGFFTVLLLEKIVLNCQEMGGAREERAPLIPDNRNGHGHGHGTSSDLEGSGHHVHVDFQAHSPFRSFMLFLSLSLHSVFEGLAIGLQNTDSKVLEICIAILVHKSIIVFSLSVKLVQSAVRPLWVATYIGVFAMMSPLGIAIGISVMEAQLQAGALIQAILEGMSAGTFIYITFMEILPHELNSPGQQLLKVFFILLGFSVMAALTFLG; this is encoded by the exons ATGCTTCAGAATGGAATATCTACTGCAG AAGCCCACCACACAGTTCTGAGTCTGATCAGCTGTTTTGCCGGAGGGGTTTTCCTGGCAGCATGTCTGCTCGACATCATTCCAGACTATCTGTCAGACATCCATGCCGAGCTGGATGCTCGGAAGGTGGAG ACCAGCTTCCCTCTTCCAGAGTTCATCATGGCTGCCGGCTTcttcaccgtcctcctcctggAGAAGATTGTCCTGAACTGCCAGGAAATGGGAGGGGCTCGGGAGGAGAGGGCACCGCTTATACCGGACAACAGAAATGGACACGGGCACGGCCACGGAACGAGCTCTGATCTGGAAGGCAGCGGCCACCACGTCCATGTTGACTTTCAGGCTCATTCCCCCTTTCGTTCGTTCAtgctcttcctctcactctcgcTCCATTCAGTGTTTGAGGGCCTCGCTATCGGTCTGCAGAACACAGATTCAAAG GTATTAGAGATCTGCATCGCTATACTTGTGCACAAGAGCATCATAGTGTTCAGCTTGTCTGTGAAACTGGTCCAGAGCGCAGTTCGTCCATTGTGGGTGGCCACTTACATCGGCGTGTTCGCCATGATGTCGCCTCTGGGCATCGCCATCGGCATCAGCGTGATGGAGGCCCAACTGCAAGCTGGAGCGCTGATCCAGGCCATCCTGGAGGGGATGTCAGCAGGGACGTTtatttacatcacattcatGGAAATTCTCCCACACGAGCTCAACTCCCCCGGGCAGCAGCTCCTCAAGGTGTTCTTTATCCTGCTGGGCTTCAGCGTCATGGCGGCTCTGACGTTTTTGGGATGA
- the slc39a1 gene encoding zinc transporter ZIP1 isoform X1, which yields MEYLLQVKIGALVGLLLLTLLFGSIPARVKWFRRTNGTEAHHTVLSLISCFAGGVFLAACLLDIIPDYLSDIHAELDARKVETSFPLPEFIMAAGFFTVLLLEKIVLNCQEMGGAREERAPLIPDNRNGHGHGHGTSSDLEGSGHHVHVDFQAHSPFRSFMLFLSLSLHSVFEGLAIGLQNTDSKVLEICIAILVHKSIIVFSLSVKLVQSAVRPLWVATYIGVFAMMSPLGIAIGISVMEAQLQAGALIQAILEGMSAGTFIYITFMEILPHELNSPGQQLLKVFFILLGFSVMAALTFLG from the exons ATGGAATATCTACTGCAGGTGAAAATAGGCGCTCTGGTCGGGCTACTGCTGCTCACTCTTCTCTTCGGATCTATCCCCGCCCGGGTCAAGTGGTTCAGACGCACGAACGGGACAG AAGCCCACCACACAGTTCTGAGTCTGATCAGCTGTTTTGCCGGAGGGGTTTTCCTGGCAGCATGTCTGCTCGACATCATTCCAGACTATCTGTCAGACATCCATGCCGAGCTGGATGCTCGGAAGGTGGAG ACCAGCTTCCCTCTTCCAGAGTTCATCATGGCTGCCGGCTTcttcaccgtcctcctcctggAGAAGATTGTCCTGAACTGCCAGGAAATGGGAGGGGCTCGGGAGGAGAGGGCACCGCTTATACCGGACAACAGAAATGGACACGGGCACGGCCACGGAACGAGCTCTGATCTGGAAGGCAGCGGCCACCACGTCCATGTTGACTTTCAGGCTCATTCCCCCTTTCGTTCGTTCAtgctcttcctctcactctcgcTCCATTCAGTGTTTGAGGGCCTCGCTATCGGTCTGCAGAACACAGATTCAAAG GTATTAGAGATCTGCATCGCTATACTTGTGCACAAGAGCATCATAGTGTTCAGCTTGTCTGTGAAACTGGTCCAGAGCGCAGTTCGTCCATTGTGGGTGGCCACTTACATCGGCGTGTTCGCCATGATGTCGCCTCTGGGCATCGCCATCGGCATCAGCGTGATGGAGGCCCAACTGCAAGCTGGAGCGCTGATCCAGGCCATCCTGGAGGGGATGTCAGCAGGGACGTTtatttacatcacattcatGGAAATTCTCCCACACGAGCTCAACTCCCCCGGGCAGCAGCTCCTCAAGGTGTTCTTTATCCTGCTGGGCTTCAGCGTCATGGCGGCTCTGACGTTTTTGGGATGA
- the tmem208 gene encoding transmembrane protein 208, translating into MAPKGKVGTKGKKQIYEENEATLRFYKRVILGANAIFAAINLAIFYSSSTFWTWLLLVFALAVYVGSYRSMSAMAKPVFAEDGSLLDGGIDLNMEQGMAEHLKDVILLTAIVQVLSSISFYFWYLWLLAPARALHLLWVNFLGPWFMADNQSAPEEVNEKKQRRQERRQMKRF; encoded by the exons ATGGCG CCCAAAGGGAAAGTTGGCACAAAGGGAAAGAAGCAGATCTACGAGGAGAATGAGGCGACTCTGAGGTTCTACAAAAGAGTCATCCTCGGAGCTAAT GCGATATTCGCTGCCATAAATCTAGCCATTTTCTACAGTTCGTCTACATTTTGGACATGG CTGCTGCTCGTGTTTGCACTAGCAGTGTACGTTGGGAGTTACCGATCCATGTCAGCGATGGCCAAGCCAGTGTTTGCTGAGGATGGAAGTCTCCTGGATGGAGGAATAGACTTAAACATGGAGCAGGGAATGGCAGA GCACCTGAAGGACGTCATCCTACTCACCGCCATAGTTCAAGTGCTCAGCTcaatctctttttatttctggTACCTCTGGTTGCTG GCCCCGGCCCGTGCCCTCCACCTGCTGTGGGTGAACTTCTTGGGCCCCTGGTTCATGGCAGATAACCAATCAGCTCCAGAGGAAGTGAACGAGAAGAAGCAGAGAAGACAAGAGCgcagacagatgaagagattCTGA